A portion of the Terriglobales bacterium genome contains these proteins:
- the ribA gene encoding GTP cyclohydrolase II encodes MAAYELNKVAEADLPTRWGHFRIMGFEGHGSIDRRTETAVALVLGDIRKKPPLVRIHSQCLTGDVFASLRCDCRQQLELSLEALAKAGTGVLVYEQQEGRGIGLMAKLQAYALQDQGMDTVEANEKLGFKSDLREFTLPAEVLKALGVKEVRLLSNNPEKVKALEHAGVKVIERVPCEVEAQAHSRKYMETKKKKMGHLLTAK; translated from the coding sequence GTGGCAGCGTACGAGCTGAACAAGGTCGCGGAAGCCGATCTCCCCACCCGCTGGGGACACTTCCGCATCATGGGTTTTGAGGGCCACGGATCCATCGACCGCCGGACCGAGACCGCGGTCGCCCTGGTCCTGGGCGACATCCGCAAGAAGCCGCCGCTGGTGCGTATCCACTCCCAGTGCCTCACCGGCGACGTTTTCGCATCGCTGCGCTGCGACTGCCGCCAGCAACTCGAGCTCTCCCTGGAAGCCCTCGCCAAGGCCGGCACCGGCGTCCTGGTCTACGAGCAGCAGGAAGGACGCGGCATCGGCCTGATGGCCAAGCTGCAGGCCTATGCCCTTCAGGACCAGGGGATGGACACGGTCGAGGCCAATGAGAAGCTGGGCTTCAAGTCCGACCTGCGCGAGTTCACCCTGCCGGCGGAGGTGCTGAAGGCACTCGGCGTCAAGGAAGTCCGGCTGCTCTCGAACAACCCGGAAAAGGTGAAGGCGCTGGAGCATGCCGGGGTGAAGGTCATCGAGCGCGTCCCTTGTGAGGTCGAGGCCCAGGCGCACTCCAGGAAGTACATGGAAACCAAGAAGAAAAAGATGGGACACTTGCTCACGGCGAAATAA
- a CDS encoding histidine kinase has product MDPRLISVSLLVRMGVAAAVASALVRSKYFKTLLYREDRNTTQAIHLALFIAVPFALGVVVRMSVRNFIAADLALESAVLIGVIAGRGAGVVGGVLVALPSMLQREFLSMPFYAVSGYFAGVLRDLAVNKEDVWSFTPFLDLSIYRWIRRNLDRPRLDWQISFFFYIVLLHFLQLETGRIFHGRLFYIQPTGWLSALGLYAVTVAAVAIPLKIWNNTRIEQKLEEQERLLLQARMEALQSQINPHFLFNTLNSVASLVRFDPEMARVLIVKLANILRRILRRGDSFNQLREELVFIDDYLDIEVVRFGRDKLRVVKDLDPETLDLAMPSMLLQPLVENSIKHGLSPKIEGGSITLRSRLENGALVIQVEDDGIGIVEGAGPAPAGSGIGLANVAERLKVLYGENAKMQVESVNGKGTRVSITLPMVQSVDIDDTTRRVYEERASTRS; this is encoded by the coding sequence GTGGACCCGCGTCTCATCTCGGTCTCGCTGCTGGTGCGCATGGGTGTGGCCGCCGCCGTGGCCAGCGCCCTGGTGCGTTCCAAGTACTTCAAGACGCTGCTCTACCGCGAGGACCGCAACACCACCCAGGCCATCCACCTGGCGTTGTTCATCGCCGTCCCTTTCGCGCTCGGCGTGGTGGTGCGCATGAGCGTGCGCAATTTCATCGCTGCCGACCTGGCGCTGGAGAGCGCCGTCTTGATCGGCGTGATTGCCGGCCGGGGCGCCGGTGTGGTCGGCGGCGTGCTGGTCGCCCTGCCCTCGATGTTGCAGCGCGAATTCCTGAGCATGCCTTTCTACGCAGTCTCCGGATACTTCGCCGGCGTGCTGCGCGATCTGGCCGTCAACAAGGAAGATGTCTGGTCTTTCACCCCGTTCCTGGACCTGAGCATCTACCGCTGGATCCGGCGCAATCTCGATCGTCCCCGCCTGGACTGGCAGATCTCGTTCTTCTTCTACATCGTCCTCCTCCATTTCCTGCAGCTGGAAACGGGACGCATCTTCCACGGGCGGCTCTTCTATATTCAGCCGACCGGGTGGCTCAGCGCGCTCGGCCTCTACGCCGTGACCGTGGCGGCGGTCGCCATCCCCCTCAAGATCTGGAACAACACTCGCATCGAGCAGAAGCTGGAGGAGCAGGAGCGGCTTCTGCTGCAGGCCCGCATGGAGGCGCTGCAGAGCCAGATCAATCCCCACTTCCTGTTCAACACGCTCAACTCGGTGGCGTCGCTGGTACGCTTCGACCCGGAGATGGCTCGAGTGCTGATCGTGAAGCTGGCGAACATCTTGCGACGCATCCTGCGCAGAGGCGATTCCTTCAACCAGCTCCGGGAGGAGCTGGTGTTCATCGACGACTACTTGGACATCGAGGTGGTGCGCTTCGGGCGGGACAAGCTGCGCGTGGTCAAGGACCTCGACCCCGAAACCCTCGACCTGGCCATGCCCAGCATGCTGCTGCAGCCGCTGGTGGAGAACTCGATCAAGCACGGCTTGTCGCCCAAGATCGAGGGCGGCAGCATCACTCTGCGCAGCCGCCTGGAAAACGGCGCGCTCGTCATCCAGGTGGAGGACGACGGGATCGGCATCGTCGAAGGCGCTGGACCGGCGCCGGCTGGAAGCGGGATCGGCCTGGCCAACGTGGCCGAGCGCCTCAAGGTCCTCTACGGCGAGAATGCGAAGATGCAGGTGGAGAGCGTCAACGGGAAGGGCACGCGGGTTTCCATCACGTTACCCATGGTGCAGTCGGTGGACATCGACGACACCACCCGCCGGGTCTACGAGGAGCGCGCCAGCACCCGCTCGTAG
- the bshA gene encoding N-acetyl-alpha-D-glucosaminyl L-malate synthase BshA — protein MKIGITCYPTYGGSGVVATELGMELAQRGHEVHFITYSQPFRLQVEMENIHFHQVDVSMYPLFEYPPYDLALATRMGEVAEMHGLDLLHVHYAIPHSVSALLARQMLESRGQKLPFVTTLHGTDITLVGVDRSYWPITKFSIEHSDGVTAISKYLREKTQQVFEIQNSIEVIYNFVNCDLYKRDPDAAQRRAQYADAGERILVHLSNFRPVKRLLDVIEIFDRVQQQLPAKLLLMGDGPDRAAAEWLVRRKGIQERVFFLGKQERVQEKLAISDLMLLPSQLESFGLAALEAMACEVPSIATRVGGVPEVIEDGRTGCLAEVGDVDRMARCALELLADEKKLRDMGYRARVWAQSRFCATKIIPQYEAFYERVLARSS, from the coding sequence CGGCAGTGGCGTGGTGGCCACGGAGTTGGGCATGGAGCTCGCCCAGCGCGGCCATGAGGTGCACTTCATCACCTACTCCCAGCCCTTCCGCCTGCAAGTGGAGATGGAGAACATCCACTTCCACCAAGTGGACGTGTCCATGTACCCATTGTTCGAGTATCCACCTTACGACCTGGCGCTGGCGACGCGCATGGGCGAAGTGGCGGAGATGCACGGCCTCGACCTGCTGCACGTGCACTACGCCATCCCCCATTCGGTGAGCGCGCTGCTGGCCCGCCAGATGCTGGAATCGCGCGGGCAGAAGCTGCCCTTCGTCACCACCCTGCACGGCACCGACATCACCCTGGTGGGCGTGGACCGTTCCTACTGGCCGATCACCAAGTTCTCCATCGAGCACAGCGACGGCGTCACCGCGATCTCCAAGTACTTGCGCGAGAAGACGCAGCAGGTCTTCGAGATCCAGAACAGCATCGAGGTGATCTACAACTTCGTGAACTGCGATCTCTACAAGCGCGATCCCGACGCGGCGCAACGGCGCGCGCAGTACGCCGACGCCGGCGAGCGCATCCTGGTCCATCTCTCGAATTTTCGGCCGGTGAAGCGCCTGCTCGACGTGATCGAGATCTTCGACCGAGTGCAGCAGCAGCTCCCCGCCAAGTTGCTGCTGATGGGCGACGGACCCGACCGGGCCGCGGCTGAGTGGCTGGTGCGGCGCAAGGGCATCCAGGAGCGCGTCTTCTTCCTGGGAAAACAAGAACGCGTGCAGGAGAAGCTCGCGATCTCCGACCTGATGCTCCTGCCCAGCCAACTGGAGTCGTTCGGGCTGGCGGCGCTGGAGGCCATGGCCTGCGAAGTGCCCAGCATCGCGACCCGCGTGGGTGGGGTGCCAGAGGTGATCGAGGACGGGCGCACCGGCTGCCTGGCCGAGGTCGGAGACGTGGACCGCATGGCGCGCTGCGCCCTCGAACTCCTGGCGGACGAGAAGAAGTTGCGCGACATGGGCTACCGGGCGCGGGTCTGGGCGCAGTCGCGCTTCTGCGCCACCAAGATCATTCCCCAATATGAAGCGTTCTACGAGCGGGTGCTGGCGCGCTCCTCGTAG